In Thermoleophilia bacterium, one DNA window encodes the following:
- a CDS encoding D-alanine--D-alanine ligase — protein sequence MVQSGVDAARGHRHRSRSAAGRERALRVHGHHHRGVGRERHHHQVGRLTAPGALGTRCEIGRRHAGPGIQLVRVVVLGGGRSSEHDVSMESAASVAAAIDRDSYEVIEVTISRDGEWTRDANPVALVPARGDHARLIDRNGGGIDVDIVFPALHGPWGEDGTVQGLCETVGVPYVGADVVASAVGMDKAIFHVLATAAGLPRLPMVVIHHADWIASPGEVRERVAAVTGYPAFAKPARLGSSFGISPVPTEADLDAALDFAFTFDDKALVERRAIGREVEVGLLGGADPHASPLGEILHDSDWYDHEAKYQPGGMRLQVPADVPAHVQDRARALAVGAWTAIGCHGLARVDFFLEGDDLYVSEINTIPGFTSTSVWGRLMAGDGYEYPDLVQRLLDLAVERHAARAAYCG from the coding sequence ATCGTCCAAAGTGGAGTCGACGCAGCCCGTGGGCACCGTCATCGATCAAGATCCGCAGCCGGGCGCGAGCGAGCCCTCCGGGTCCACGGTCACCATCATCGTGGCGTCGGCCGCGAGCGGCACCACCACCAAGTCGGGCGGCTCACAGCCCCCGGCGCCCTCGGCACGCGGTGTGAGATCGGGCGGAGGCACGCAGGTCCCGGCATCCAGTTGGTGAGGGTCGTCGTCCTCGGGGGCGGCCGGAGCAGCGAGCACGACGTCTCGATGGAGTCCGCGGCGTCCGTCGCTGCGGCCATCGATCGTGATTCCTATGAGGTGATTGAGGTCACCATCTCCCGCGATGGGGAGTGGACCCGTGATGCCAACCCCGTCGCCCTGGTCCCGGCCCGCGGTGATCATGCGCGCCTCATCGACCGGAACGGTGGTGGCATCGACGTGGACATCGTGTTCCCCGCGCTGCATGGGCCATGGGGAGAGGACGGCACGGTGCAGGGCCTCTGTGAGACCGTCGGGGTCCCCTACGTGGGCGCTGACGTCGTGGCGAGTGCGGTCGGCATGGACAAGGCGATATTCCACGTGTTGGCCACGGCGGCGGGCCTCCCCCGTCTGCCGATGGTGGTCATCCACCACGCGGACTGGATCGCGAGCCCGGGCGAGGTGCGTGAGCGCGTGGCGGCGGTCACCGGGTACCCCGCGTTCGCAAAGCCCGCGCGCCTGGGCTCGAGCTTCGGCATCAGTCCGGTGCCCACCGAAGCGGATCTCGACGCCGCGCTCGATTTCGCCTTCACCTTTGACGACAAGGCACTTGTGGAGCGCCGTGCGATCGGGCGCGAGGTCGAGGTGGGCCTGCTCGGCGGAGCCGACCCCCACGCATCCCCCCTCGGTGAGATTCTCCATGACTCCGACTGGTACGACCACGAGGCCAAGTACCAACCCGGCGGTATGCGCTTGCAGGTGCCGGCCGACGTTCCTGCCCACGTGCAGGACCGGGCGCGGGCCCTCGCGGTGGGTGCCTGGACGGCAATCGGGTGCCACGGCCTCGCGCGGGTGGACTTCTTTCTGGAGGGCGACGACCTGTACGTCTCGGAGATCAACACCATCCCGGGTTTCACGTCCACCAGCGTGTGGGGACGCCTGATGGCTGGCGACGGCTACGAGTACCCCGATCTGGTGCAGCGTCTGCTCGATCTTGCGGTGGAACGTCATGCCGCGAGGGCCGCGTACTGCGGGTAA